Genomic segment of Panicum virgatum strain AP13 chromosome 2K, P.virgatum_v5, whole genome shotgun sequence:
GAGAtttaattgtctcgttggttcgaattaaattAGAGAGCAAAAACTTTaaactttgcagcggaaacatgtaaaaattctattttcagaagcaaTACTATGgacttttatctctaaacaatgtacacgttggtgcaaaattgaatagagatcaaactataaaAAAATCATTCAAAAATACTATTGAAAATGCTTctggaaaatagaaaaacaatttAAAGCTTTCACTTTTGAGGCGGCCCAGGCGCAAAATCGGCCCAGCCcgctcggcgcgcgcggcgctcgGGCCTTCGGCCCAACAGCCGATGGCCAGGCCGCCAAACCAGCCCAGCGCCGCGCCCCTCTTGGGCCAAATCTGGCCCGCTCACCGTCGCGTCGCCTTCCGCCGTCGgatccagatccgacggccgCCCGTGCGCCTCGCGCGATCAAAAACCGGCGATGGCCGGCGCTCCCCGAACCCTAGGGTTCATTCTCTCCCTCCCCGTCTTCTCTCTCCATGCAAAATGGTGGCGGCCACTGGTGGACGCCGGAGGAGgaaacggcggcgccgccgccgggcccctcgccggcgcgcgtgctCCCCCGTGTGGGAGCACGCTGCCGTCGAGCGGCCTGGCGGTGGTGCCCTTTCCGAGCCCGCGCGTGGAGAAGGCGTCCCGAGTCCACGAGCGGTGGCTCCGATCTGTGTGCCGGTGAGCCGGCGCTCTATTGGGCTCCCGCACGGCCGATGGCCGGCGGTGGAGCCGGCGGTTGGACCCAGGTAAGGCCCCGCCGCCCTTTTTcccttagggttagggtttcgactattcttttctttttcgatttgccttttctttctttgattTCTTTCGATTCGCGACTTGAATCCTCCTTTCCCCTACTGGATCTATGCACTAGCAAGGCGattgataccattgttagactTCTAGGATCGACTAGTGCACGGATCGAGTGGgtatttcctttctcttttgagTACATGAGTACAAAGGGGTCCTAGATCTAGAACATAGAGTACACAGGGAGGGAGAGGTAGAGACCATCACCACCGGCGGAGCTTGAAGCGGCCATCTCtggttcgttgatggagatccgctcaagGGCGGCGACGAGCGGTGCAGAGGTGTTGTTGGCGTAGCGGCGGAGTCGAGGACGGTGGCAGCGACGCCGATGGATcagcgtcgatggcggcggcggtgagtcttcccgctgctccagcgccccctctagatcggctagggtttaggaaaTGTGGGTGAGGGTACTGGCGGCGCGGTGAACCTCGTACCGAGTGTCTGGCCCCTCACCCCCTTTTATTTGGTGCTGtacagcgggggcccaccaaccattaagggttggacgCCCCCGATCATGTCGCGGATCAAGGGCCTAATAGGCCGTTAGGCTTATTAAGtaggagatcaatccaacataaTGTAATCCTAGAACTCGCTTTTGATGCTTCTGCTACTTCTGAAATAGCTCAATGGTTTGTAGAGGTTGGAGATGTTGAATAGTTTTATATCTCCTCGGAGGAGATCACCGCCATTGGAGTCCACCTTTGGTGTTGATTCCAATAAGAACCAACTGAATGGAAACCATACACTTGCTTGCTTATGGAACTATGATAGTGGAGACTCGAGAGTAATCAACAAGAGGATCAGAGTGACGAATGAGTAAGATAGAAGCAATTCGCTTAGAGCCGATCCAGCATGGGCAAGGGGACCCAAGGCCTCCTACCTCATGGGGGTGGGGTGGTGGTGCGTGACAAATAAGGTGAATCAAATTGagttttcaaatgaaaaagaattTATGAGCTAGTAGAATGTACACTAAAATGGTGAGACAAGCTTTAACCATATGGTTGCATGGCATCTATCCTGagctatcttactattactaattggaggctctttTGAAGCCTCCATGTGAAGTCATCTAGGATCATacgtggacactctaaaaataaagaaattctagaaattctcacaaaaatcagaaacatccggccatcaatccaacaactctaatcataCTACTCAttagatctgttatctttcctaataaattatccacctctgtcattataaaaatagactaaagtaacaccttaaacatgtatctaacttacccacctctgccattataagaaaatctaaagtaaccccctaatcttcatgtaaattagcCACCTATGATATTagaaaataatgcaaataaccccctaaatttgcatataaatatgCAATCATGTCATTATTAAGAgataaagtaacccctaaatctgaatctaaattatataattataacaaagtATTAAAGTGCactaatataaaattctaaattactatttctagcattattaatatattatttatgttattgtttATATACAAATACTATACACGATATGTGccaccatgtattcatgtatgatagaaaagataagaataccaattcacagacaaatggttcaattaaatatatatcaaacactcATAGAGGTgtaatgcaaaatgaaatctattgcaactcgatgatgataaatatgtattttaaagTATGTGTTAGCATATTTAATAGATGCAAGAGGgggtgagatagataattataattattagctataaatcTTATTTTTATCCTTATTCTAATTAGGCTGTGCGGGAGCACGAGTTGATAGGCTAGTTGAGATAATGATTTATCATGGATGAGTCTGTACTGAAATATAGCCCTATAGAATGATATGAGCATCTTCaacactactccctccgtcctgaaatgtaggGTGTTTTTTAGACAGATTATGGAGatagagaaaagatgcatgtaCCTTTTATTAATGCACCATTCAGTTAATCAATTGTTTAATTTTAGGCCGGCTGTTGAGCTTCCACACCGAAATCAAGGAGAGTAGCATGCCTTTTTTACTTCCCCGGCCCAACACCTTTACAAAACTAGCACCAAAACCAAAGAGATTATCATGTCTTTTTGTCCAAAGAACCCTTTGATGCTTTATATTTGAGTACAAATTTTAAACCCTCCAATATCTTATATTCcaggacagagggagtaataACCATTCATGCATTCTTGTAGTAGGGGGCGATATTATCCAGCATGAACATATGTAATGGATTATTTCTAGCTCATTTTCCCCCTAACATACTCTcctcgttccaaattataattagTTTGACTTTTTAATCTTAAATTttaccactcgtcttatttaaaaaatttatacaaacacAAACACagtcaaatttaagttatttttaaaaaatatttattaataAAGAAAACtacaataaaaaattataaatttttgaataagatgattAGTCAAACttatgataaaaaaataaaatgaattataatttagaacggaggcaGGACATGCATACAAATCCAACTACAGAAAGTCAGCCGGCGGGGCCCGTTCGAGACACAACAGTATTCACACCGGAGAGGGGTCATGGATGAAATTTGCCCACGCCTACGGTATCCAAACCCTTCTTCTCTTCCTAGAGAGGGTGAAACAAAGTGTCGTCATCCCGGTAAATCACCTCCGAATTCCCCGAACAAACTACGGGGTCCCTGCGCTCGGCGGCACGGTCAATTCTCGCGCGTGTCGTCATCATGTCACAGTCGTTTTCCTACTCTAAATCCCCAAAATAACCCAGCAATTATAAACCCTAATAAATACATggcgtccgcctcctcctccctatcCTATATACAGCCACGTTGCTCCGGCTTCGAGCTCTCTCTTCTTGTACCTCCTCGTGCTCGTCTTCATCGCCGTCGTCGATCCGCGGCAAGCAAtgaggccgccgcgcgccatgctcgtgctcgccgccgcggcggcgctggtgctgctgctgcttctcgcgcccggcgcgcgcgccgacgacgacagcgggtgcggggccggcggcgcggcggcgccgggcgacCGCGCGCGGGCCAAGGCGCTAAAGATCGCGGCCTTCTTCTCCATCCTCGTGTGCGGGGCGCTGGGGTGCTGCCTGCCCGTGCTGGGCCGCCGCGTGCCGGCGCTGCGGCCCGACGGCGACGTCTTCTTCCTCGTCAAGGCGTTCGCCGCGGGGGTCATCCTCGCCACGGGGTTCATCCACATCCTCCCCGACGCCTTCGAGAAGCTCACCTCCAAGTGCCTCCCTGCCGGCGAGCCGTGGCAGGACTTCCCGTTCGCGGGGTTCGGGGCCATGGTCGGCGCCATCGGCACGCTCGTCGTCGACACCGTCGCCACGGGCTACTTCACGCGCATCCACTTCAaggacagcgccgccgccgccggcgtgagcGCCGCCGGCGTCAGGGACGAGGAGAAGCAGCAggcgacggccgcggcgccgccgcacgccgccggagGGGGCGACGATCACGAGGGCCACGTGCACATGCACACGCACGCGACGCACGGCCACGCGCACGGCTCCACGGCGCTCGTggccgccgtcggcggcggcgagggcgacaAGGAGCACGCGCTGCGCCACCGTGTCATCGCCCAGGTAATTAATTCCTTCCAGCCAGTCGTGACGAGTTGCATACGCATACGGTCTCCTCTAAGCGTAACAGCTGTAGTGTTTTAACcatgcatttatttattgaaTTTATCGCAGTTGAAACAAACTTTCATACTAGAGATGAACACTAGAGGAGTTTCTATAAGAacaagagagagaagaaagttATATATTCATTGAAAGCTACATATATATGTTTTCTAAAGTCTAAAATGTTGCACATATTCAGTGATGGTTAGAACTCAGTTTGATTTAAAAAGGTTCACATATCCTTGCAAATGAAATTAATTATCAAAAGGACACATAGCACGCAAGAATGACTTGAAACGTTGAAACAAACActttgcaacaaaaacaatCAACTGTTTGCTCATGGCTTTTGATCAACAATGATGGTTGATTGTTTAGGTCTTGGAGCTTGGGATTGTGGTGCACTCGGTGATCATCGGCATCTCCCTCGGCGCATCGGAGGAACCGAGCACCATCAAGCCCCTGGTGGTCGCCTTGAGCTTCCACCAAATGTTCGAGGGCATGGGCCTCGGCGGCTGCATCGTTCAGGTACCTTATCTCatataagaaaaataaaagattaAAGACTTAATTACACCAAGTGATGGatgcatgaaaaaaaaaatatcacacCTAGATACAATTTTCCGTACTAGAAGTAGAATAACCCAACCAAATAAAGGGCAgttgcttttcttttttgttcaaAAGTAGCTGAGTGAGCACTTCATTCTTGGCCGATATTGGAGTCCAAAATACCATCATGATTTGACTTGGCCATTTGAAACGAGAGGCGATGAAGTGGTCGATCGCATTAAAGCAtgatataatatcatcaactgaGAAGAGAGTGTCTGATACCCCTTTTGTGAGAACAAAGTACAACAGCACATGTACAGCACTTCGGGTGGTTCCCAGACATGCACTGAACAAAGTTAGGGATGCCACTTGGACTGCCCTTTTTTCAAAACTTGGTTTTTTCCCTACTTACCTGCTAATGTAGTCAAACAGACATGACAGTTATGGTCTGCACTTtgcccaaaaaaaaagattagttTCAGACTTTTTGTCCTGTCTTCACGCATTTGTTTGGAGAAGACTGAGTGGGCTTAGACTTGGATGGTGTTCAACAGCGCTATACAAATTCAATTGGATGAACCACGCAAAATATTTTTCCAAATAAATAAACTGAACTTATAAATGAGCTAACTTAAACAATCGGTTGCTAGGCGTACCTAGGGGGCCCATGCTCTCTCTTATTAATCGGAACTCTctacatatatacatgtgtTTCTAAAACCTTAAATTTGGTATATAAAAAGTTAAAAAATTACTTTTTATAGTTAAGATATGTTTCCTAGCTAGCTCCAGCGACTGACTTATATCTTACACAGGCGAAGTTCAAGCTCCGGTCAATTGTGACCATGGTCCTCTTCTTCTGCCTGACGACGCCGGTGGGCATCCTCGTCGGCATTGGGATCTCGTCGGTCTACAATGAGGATAGCCCGACGGCGCTTGTCGTGGAGGGCATCCTCAACTCTGTCGCGGCGGGGATCCTCATCTACATGGCGCTCGTTGACCTCCTCGCCGAGGACTTCATGAACCCCAAGGTGCAGAGCAGGGGGAAGCTCCAGCTCGGCATCAACGTGTCCATGCTCGTCGGCGCCGGGCTCATGTCCATGCTGGCCAAGTGGGCCTAGTCATTACACCTGTTTTTGTTCTATGTACAACCGAGGAGCTAATTCTTGCAGCTAAGGAAAGACGACGAGGAGGGTTGCTTTTGCAGTTTCCTAGTAATCCCATCCTAAGTTAACTACCGTATTCCATCTATTCAGGGAGGGTTAGGACGGATTATTGGTTTGTCCCAATAATTattgagaaaagagaaagataaAGAGGACCTGCTCGAGCATAATCTCCAAATACGGTAGTTGGATTGGGGAATGGGGATCTGTTGCAGATGCTCTTAcgttatttttttcctttccaaaTTTGTGTTGTTGTAACGGTTTCAAGCAGATTTGGACTAGACAAAATCATCGACAGGTGGTTATACTCATGCAGCACCTGGGATCTCCTCCTTGTTCCTCCATCGATCTTGATCTGAATTTTTTAAAGGAAATATCCTAGCCTCGAGCATTCACACGTGAATATATGTAGCCAAACAAGACACGGCCAGCAGCATCTTGGTCTGGATATGCACAGTTTCTTCCGTGGCCGGCCATGGCCCTTGCTTGCATGACCGTCAAAGGGGGATGTCGACACCCTTGGGTTTGCACGGTGCACACGGAGAGTCATGCCGATGGCGCCCGATCTTTTTTGGCAGAGTTTGTGAGTGCCGGAGTCGACGACGACCACCCTCGTGTTGCAATGCCTGAGACTGGGGCTTTGAGGCTTTCTGTCGTCAATTAGTGTCGACACCCTCCTACTGTCACCCTTTTCTTGTTAGGACACGGCACAGACAGGCCGTGATGCACATGGCCACCCAACTTGTTTGACGTACGTGTGTGATGCCAAACTCCACGGGCGTTGCTCAATCAATGAAACATGGCAGTTCATGGACAAAGACTCCTTGAGGCAGACTTGTGACTTTGTGAGGTACCGCTTGAGTTTGACTAAGGACCGGTGCGTTGAGCCAGCACCGAGTTATATTAATCATCATGGATTCTATGGCAAAATAGGCCTATGATAGTACACATTTGCGGCTAAGTAGATGTAAACAGGGAATATAAAACCAGATATTGGCTTACCATCCCCATCCATGTAGGGGGAAATTCTCTATCCCTGTCTTCATCACCAATGGGCCATGGCTCTAGTGGTCTCTTCACAATAAGTTGGCTCTTATATTTtcttttagctcaaaattgtataagatcaGAACCCGGCCGCTCGGCCTTTAGATTCTCTGGACCAAATTCTAATACCCTTTACCACCCCACTATCAGGAGATATTTTCCCCATCCTCGCCCCTTCGTGGGGAATTATCCCGGTGGTTGAGGCTATGCTTATTGTTGCCGATGAGGTGTACTTATTTGTCCACCATGTGTATATATTTTGTCCGTGAGGTGGATGCATGTTTGTTCTTCGTGTACAAATATTTATTGGCATGTGAATCTATTTTGTTTTCTATTGTATGTAACAATAAGTTCACGGTGataaattatttgttcattgcctaaaataatttatttgtgcATGCAATAAATTTTGATGACAGTCATTTTCTATCGTTTGTCCTATACAATCCAATGTTTACTATGTTTAACTTTTTTGTTCGCTGTATATTATTATTGTGTattatgtttaatattttgttgttaCCAAATAATCACTTCATACATTTTTTCTAGCTTCGTAATATATTGTTACAAACATATTATCTAAAACATCCAATTGTATTCTGTCTGAGAACCTTGTTGTGTGGGGTGAAATTTCTCTTGTATGGATGCACATACATCTCTCTCTTTTCCATACTTGACAACACGGGGATCCAGTAGCAACAGTACATACCTGGTCAATAGACCTCGATGTGCAGGGTTTTAGGTCTCCTCCAGCGGGACGGGTGACGTCGCCAGCAACATGGAGGAGGGAGGGTGTCGGCACAGTAACAGTAGGTGCTCGGGCCGCATGCCTGTGAGGAGGAATGCTTCGTGTGCTAAACGATGCATGCAGCGCTAGCGAGGACAATTATACACTATTCACTGATTAGAATATTGATTAAGCCGACGACGTCGCCGGCCGTTGGAGAAGGCCTTATGGGCTCCGCCTTATCTGACACTTGCACTACGTAAcactaagttttttttttggaaaagtctAGTTTACACCCTCAAATTAttacaaaagtctgattttcaaccttcaactacaaaaccgaatAACAAAGGTCATCCAACTATTGAAACCGGATAAATTTTGCCCCTTatgtggttttgaaggtggtttttccttttgtgagaattaaaaatatttaattttaaattaaaaaattcataagtaattcacTAAAAATGCGAAATGgttatcaaaagttttctaaaaatgtaacatatTTATTGGCATGATACTTTTTAGTTATTCATATCTATTTTTTATTATCATAATATTTagttgcttgtagttatgtctattatttttgaataaccaatattcaaatagagcaataatagataggttacatttttagaaaaaaattgataCTAGTTTcaatttttctaatttaaaataaattagttttaattttttagatctaattagaatttctttaatttttaaaaaatacaaaaccacccaagggccaaatttgcccagTGTCGACATTTTGATGGCCTGTGTTGTCTGGTTTTGTAAttaaaggttgaaaatcggacttctgCGATAGTTCGAGGGGTAATTCGGACTTTtcccttctttttttctctcctgTTGCAATAAACGTTGGAAAGGAAGAAGCCGGTAAAGCTGAAAATTATAGCtcttccggctccggctcctacCTCTACAGTAGCTATAGTGCTAAAGCCAGAGCCGGCGGGAGCTGCACCAAAAAAATAGGGATGCTGCACCAAAAATATAGGGATGGGGCCAATTTCTCCCCTAAATAGGGATAATTTCTCCCCAAGCCCTCGTGCTCATTTTCTACCATTTGATTTAGGGGAAAAGTTGACCCAtccctatttttttttaaagttcCATCCCTATCTTTTAGTAGGGGAATTCCTCACCACGAAGGCTTGGGGATGTGGACCATTAACATCGATCTCTCTACTTGCGGCGTGTGCCGAAATCTGTTGGCGTGTCAGCACGTTGTGCGTGTGAAATGCTTTGTTTGCACATGTCACCTTCTAACTGAAAACTGAACAGTAGCACATACTGTTTCATCAGTTCATGCAGAACAAGCCTGGCAATGAGAATCAACCAAGTCACCGACTGGCTCATCATAACTCTTCCCAAATCCCAACCGTGGCTGAGCTCAACGACATTTATATGAGCACTGTGTCCTGAGAACAACCtactttgtgtgtgtgtgtgtgtatatatatatatacacacactatacatacatatatatatatacaacatatatacatatatcgtCCCAGCTGGCGATCCAAAAAGTGTCAGCAGACGAGGGTTGATGAGACGCTATCTTTCCTTCCCGCCGGAGCAACACACTGCAGCATCCTTGCAGCCGGCATCCTTGGGCGAGCCGCACCTACTCCTCGCCTTGCTACTACAGCAGGGCGTCCTCGCGCTGATGATGATGCACACCTCGTCCTCGCCGTTGCCGTGCGGCGCGCagatcgccgccggcggcgccgccacggacgaagcgccgccgcagcatccgccctccccctcccccgccgccatcGCGTGAGCACTCGCCGCCTCCTTCCTGTGCTCGGCGACGGCTTGCGCCGGTATGGTGATCACCACGgagtgctccggcggcggcttgcaTTGCTTCTGGCAGCCGTGGCAGTCGTGGTGGTCACCTGGTCTCTTGGCGctcggcgctccggcgaggtgggacctcgccgccggcgacttggCCGCCGCGCAGCACGCCTTGGGCTCGGATGCCCCGCCGCAGcacggccgccccgccgcggcggcggcgtccctcAGCAGCAGCATGCTGTGCAGCACGACGAGCAGGCACGTCCCGACGTCGGCGAGCACGGCGACCCACAGCACGGGCCGCcacgcgacggcgagcgcgagcACGGCGGCCTTGGCGCCGACGGAGAAGGCCACGTTCGCGGCGATGGTCCGGCGGGCGCGCCGCCCGAGCCGCACGGCCCTGGGGACTCGGAGGATGTCGCCGGACATGAGCGCGGCGTGGCTGATCTCCACGGCCGCGGCGGACCCGGACAGGCCCATGGCGAGCCCCACGTCCGCCGCGGCCAGCGCCGGGGCGTCGTTCATGCCGTCGCCGACCATCAGCGTCGCCCCGCCGCTCGCCCTGAGCTCCGCGACGAGCCGGACCTTGTCCTCCGGGAGGAGCTCCGAGTGGAGCTCCTCCAGGGCGCCGCCGAGCTGCTCCTGCGCGTgcttggccgcggcggcgctgtccCCGGTCAGCATCACCGACTTGATCCCCATAGATCTCAGCTCCTGGATCGCCTTCGCCGCCCCGGTTCTGCAGTCGTCGGAGAGGGAGAACAGCCCGACGAGATCGCCGTCGCAGATCACGTGTCCGATGGACACACCTTTGTGATCATCCATCTCTTGGACAGCTTGTATACGGTTAAACAAATTTCATCATGTCAGAAGCCACTTCAAGTATGATATTATGATCAATGCTAATTCTTGGAAATCAAGTTCTTGGGGTTTGCTTACGTGCTTGACATGAGGACCTTGCCATGATCTTTCTGTTTCCAATGTAGATGTGTTTACCGCTGATCACGCCATAGATGCCCTCGCCATGATAGATGTGGAATTCAGTCACGTGTTCCGGCTCCGGTCGGATAGATTTGGTCCGAGAGTACTCAACAAGTGCAGCAGCCATTGGATGGCTTGATTTGCTCTCCATGCTGGATACCCTGAGGGAAGAAAAGATTATCTATACTAATACTACTCAGTATCTTCAGCAATACATAGTGTGCCCAAACACACTAGTAACATATAATCAACTATATTCTTTCAAACTAAATAGTCAAACAAATGACAACACGCCAGACTAGCATCACGTTTGTGTTCACTAAAAAGCAGTAAAATTGTCAGGTCATAGTGACTGAATTCAAAGAGGCCAAATTCTTGTACCAGTAAAGGAGCTGATCCATTTCAACCTTGTTCCCAACCACATGGAAGGCACTGATGCTGAACTCCCCCCTGGTGATCGTCCCGGTCTTGTCGAACGCCGCGACCCTGACCTCGCCCAGCGACTCGAGAACGTCGCCGCCCTTGATGAGCAGCCCCATCCTGGCCGCCCGGAGGAGCGCGCAGAAGGTGGCCACCGGCGTCGACAGCACCAGCGCGCACGGGCACGCGCTCACCAGCAGCACCAGCGACAGCTGGAGCCATGGCTTCAGGCCGTCACGAGCCCCCAGCAGCAGCAATGGCACGAGCACCACTCCTGCGGCGACGACGATCACGGCTGCAAAAGAGCACTGCTTCTGCTGAATTGCTGCCAATTCTGCGTCGTCAGACTAGGATCGTCTCGGGGAGGTGACCGTGCCGGCGTACCAGGGGTGTAGTACTTTGCGCACGCGTCGATGAGCCGCTGCGTCTTGGAACGGCTGCtctgcgccgcctccaccagccTCTCCATCCTGGCCACCGTGGAGTCCTCTGCCAGAGCTGTTGTCCTCACCGAAATGTAGCCTGCAACGTGACAGAGATTCATTCTGCTCACCACATGTATGAAGAAGTTTGTGTGCTGTTTGTCTGCTTTCGGCTTATTCCGACTTATTCTCTCTCACAGAAAACTATTAAATCAGCCGAGCAGAACAAGTGGAAACAGATGGTGTTCACAAGTGTAAAAGGTGTGTGCAAATATAATGTAGGTGTTTTTACCGTCGAGGTTGACGGTGCCGGCCCAGACCTCGGACGGCGGCTGCTTTGGCACGGGGAAGGACTCGCCGGTGAGGCTGCTCTCGTCGACCTCGCTGTGCCCGCCGACCACCACGCCGTCgaccgggacgacctcgccggcCCTGACCGCGACGACGGTGCCCACGCCGACGTCGCGCGCGCCGACGACCTGGCCGGTCTCGGCGAGCACGACGTGCTTGGGGACGGCGGCGGACATGAGCGAGCGCATCCCGGCGCTGGCCCTGGCGCACGCCAGGATCTCGAGCCACTCGGCGACGGTGAAGAGGAAGACGATGGCGCCGGCCTCCGTGTAGTtcccgagcgcggcggcgccggccaccgcgaTGAGCATGAGGATGTTGATGTCCACGGTGAGGTTGcccgccgcggcgagcgccCGGAGCAGCATCGGCTGGGCGCCGAcgcaggccgccgccagcgccagccACCGCAGCGGGGGCAGGAGCGGCGCGAACAAGGACGCGGCGAGCAGGGCGCCGCAGGCGACAATGAACGGGCtgggccaccggccgccgccggtgccgccgtAGGCTCGGATCGAGGCCTCGAGGCCCGCCTTGTTGAGGACCTTCACTGATCCGGAAAGGGCAAGAAAGAATTGACTCCGATCCATCTGTGGAAGAAGAATTCGAGACGAGGAGACCGACAACAACAAGATGGTCCGGTTACCAATGTGGAGGTgggagacggcggcggtgtCGTGCTCGACGATGACGGTGCGGGAGGGGACGACGACGGTGACCGCCCGCACGCCATCGATGGGCAAGAGGAGGCGCTCGACGAGCGCGACCTCGGCGGTGCAGCAGATGCCGAGGACGTCCAGGTAGGTCTTCTCCCACGCGGCCGCCTtcctgcggccgccgccgtcgtggtctccgcccccggccgccgcctccacggccGGTCCCGGCATTTCGGG
This window contains:
- the LOC120666847 gene encoding cadmium/zinc-transporting ATPase HMA3-like isoform X2 encodes the protein MACGRSPSSSPPAPSSSSTTPPPSPTSTLVLNKAGLEASIRAYGGTGGGRWPSPFIVACGALLAASLFAPLLPPLRWLALAAACVGAQPMLLRALAAAGNLTVDINILMLIAVAGAAALGNYTEAGAIVFLFTVAEWLEILACARASAGMRSLMSAAVPKHVVLAETGQVVGARDVGVGTVVAVRAGEVVPVDGVVVGGHSEVDESSLTGESFPVPKQPPSEVWAGTVNLDGYISVRTTALAEDSTVARMERLVEAAQSSRSKTQRLIDACAKYYTPAVIVVAAGVVLVPLLLLGARDGLKPWLQLSLVLLVSACPCALVLSTPVATFCALLRAARMGLLIKGGDVLESLGEVRVAAFDKTGTITRGEFSISAFHVVGNKVEMDQLLYWVSSMESKSSHPMAAALVEYSRTKSIRPEPEHVTEFHIYHGEGIYGVISGKHIYIGNRKIMARSSCQAPVQEMDDHKGVSIGHVICDGDLVGLFSLSDDCRTGAAKAIQELRSMGIKSVMLTGDSAAAAKHAQEQLGGALEELHSELLPEDKVRLVAELRASGGATLMVGDGMNDAPALAAADVGLAMGLSGSAAAVEISHAALMSGDILRVPRAVRLGRRARRTIAANVAFSVGAKAAVLALAVAWRPVLWVAVLADVGTCLLVVLHSMLLLRDAAAAAGRPCCGGASEPKACCAAAKSPAARSHLAGAPSAKRPGDHHDCHGCQKQCKPPPEHSVVITIPAQAVAEHRKEAASAHAMAAGEGEGGCCGGASSVAAPPAAICAPHGNGEDEVCIIISARTPCCSSKARSRCGSPKDAGCKDAAVCCSGGKER
- the LOC120666847 gene encoding cadmium/zinc-transporting ATPase HMA3-like isoform X1 — protein: MPGPAVEAAAGGGDHDGGGRRKAAAWEKTYLDVLGICCTAEVALVERLLLPIDGVRAVTVVVPSRTVIVEHDTAAVSHLHIVKVLNKAGLEASIRAYGGTGGGRWPSPFIVACGALLAASLFAPLLPPLRWLALAAACVGAQPMLLRALAAAGNLTVDINILMLIAVAGAAALGNYTEAGAIVFLFTVAEWLEILACARASAGMRSLMSAAVPKHVVLAETGQVVGARDVGVGTVVAVRAGEVVPVDGVVVGGHSEVDESSLTGESFPVPKQPPSEVWAGTVNLDGYISVRTTALAEDSTVARMERLVEAAQSSRSKTQRLIDACAKYYTPAVIVVAAGVVLVPLLLLGARDGLKPWLQLSLVLLVSACPCALVLSTPVATFCALLRAARMGLLIKGGDVLESLGEVRVAAFDKTGTITRGEFSISAFHVVGNKVEMDQLLYWVSSMESKSSHPMAAALVEYSRTKSIRPEPEHVTEFHIYHGEGIYGVISGKHIYIGNRKIMARSSCQAPVQEMDDHKGVSIGHVICDGDLVGLFSLSDDCRTGAAKAIQELRSMGIKSVMLTGDSAAAAKHAQEQLGGALEELHSELLPEDKVRLVAELRASGGATLMVGDGMNDAPALAAADVGLAMGLSGSAAAVEISHAALMSGDILRVPRAVRLGRRARRTIAANVAFSVGAKAAVLALAVAWRPVLWVAVLADVGTCLLVVLHSMLLLRDAAAAAGRPCCGGASEPKACCAAAKSPAARSHLAGAPSAKRPGDHHDCHGCQKQCKPPPEHSVVITIPAQAVAEHRKEAASAHAMAAGEGEGGCCGGASSVAAPPAAICAPHGNGEDEVCIIISARTPCCSSKARSRCGSPKDAGCKDAAVCCSGGKER
- the LOC120666829 gene encoding zinc transporter 8-like, with protein sequence MRPPRAMLVLAAAAALVLLLLLAPGARADDDSGCGAGGAAAPGDRARAKALKIAAFFSILVCGALGCCLPVLGRRVPALRPDGDVFFLVKAFAAGVILATGFIHILPDAFEKLTSKCLPAGEPWQDFPFAGFGAMVGAIGTLVVDTVATGYFTRIHFKDSAAAAGVSAAGVRDEEKQQATAAAPPHAAGGGDDHEGHVHMHTHATHGHAHGSTALVAAVGGGEGDKEHALRHRVIAQVLELGIVVHSVIIGISLGASEEPSTIKPLVVALSFHQMFEGMGLGGCIVQAKFKLRSIVTMVLFFCLTTPVGILVGIGISSVYNEDSPTALVVEGILNSVAAGILIYMALVDLLAEDFMNPKVQSRGKLQLGINVSMLVGAGLMSMLAKWA